AGTTATACACTTGTATTGAattgttgtgttttttttttttttttaatgttttttgtttttgtgtgaTGGCGTTTGGAATTTGTTCTGCGCTAAATTGCAGTATGACATGTTTTATACCCAACACAAACTCAGCCCAGCATCATACCTGCAAAATGCTCAGAAATTTATGCCTTTGGATTTCCTGTCATCTCCTGAGATTGGCTTCTTAAAGAACATGAATGGTAAAGTGAAAAAAGCTAAAACAAAGCTCATCTTCAAGTACCTCCAAGCCGATGATGTCGAACCTACAACCAACCAGACATATGGTTTGCTGCTGAAGAATCTTACTTCAATTAAGTCATTTGCGTCTGGGATTCTTGTCCCAAAAGAATTCATATGGCCTGTTAATAAGAACCTATATTTGGAGGCTCCCACTAGTCTGGTAACTGATGCTCACAAGCAAGGACTTGAAGTCTATGCTTATGGATTTGCAAATGACCTTCCTGCAAGTTATAACTACAGTTATGATCCAACGGCTGAGTACTTGCAATTTATCGATAATTCCCAATTTTCTGTTGATGGGGTGGTCACAGATTTTCCTCCCACAGCATCAGAAGCAATTGGTGAGGTTTTAGGCTCTCTCTGTATCATATtaattttcagcattgcattcaCACACACTAATGCACACAAAAGAATCAAAAAACAaaacatgaaaaaataaaattcaacaccaatcaaaaaacaaaacatgaaaaaataaaattcaacacCTTGCTTTTTTAACTGTCAAAAATGCAATAAACTCTTGGCAGTTCCAACTATAAGAAAAAGTATCCTCACCCTTGGACCATTCTTTCTGGTGCAGGATGCCTAGCCCATAACAAGAATGCTAGCAGGCTGCAAAAGTGTAAGATACTTCTCTCatattttttcaaatgaaatTATTCTTTCGTCAATTGTTGATCATATATCTAAATGAAGCAAAATAAGTGGAGCAGGCATTCTACAACCTTCCAATATAATTCTGGACATTTTCAGGGGCAGGGAAAGTGTTGGTCATATCTCACAATGGAGCAAGTGGGGTTTATGCGGGCAGCACCGATCTTGCTTATCAGCAAGCAGTAGATGATGGAGCAGACATAATAGATTGCTCAGTCCAAATGTCACAAGATGGAGTTGCCTTCTGCTTGAGTTCGCCCGATCTATTAAAGGATACAACTGCAGTAGCCTCATTCATGGCTCAATCTTCTGTGATCCCTGAAATCCAACAGAACAGTGGAATATTTTCATTCAATCTCAAATGGAGCGAGATTCAGACTCTGAAGCGTaaactactattttttttttttctgtttattTGCACTTGTGCAAGTTTATGTATTTAGGCTTTACAACTCCAACTCacattaatctttttttttttaatttttattttcttattttcagcTCAACTAACAAGTCCTATCCCAGAGAGCAATATGCCAAGAAATCCGGCAAGCAAGAACAAGGGTAAATTCTTGACTCTCGTGGAGTTTCTGGATTTTGCTAAGGCGAAGGCAGTTTCTGGAATTTTGATCAATATAGAGGTAGGCTTAACCTCTTCCCTGTTAATTCTCTTCCTTCCCCTCTTCCATCCAACACCCCCTCCCAAAGTGTATCGCTAGAAATTTAACTTGATCTCAGCAGCATATTCTGAAAGGCTGTCATTTTCCAAATTTAAACAACCCCACATTTGCTTTTCTCCCTTTGTGTATTTATTATGTTCCATCTATAAACTTCTAGCTTTACAAATGGAGTTCTGACTCTTCACGCTACATTCTCAGAACGCTGCCTACCTTGCATCAAAGAAGGGCTTCAGCATAACAGATGCAGTTACAAAAGCCTTAAGCAATGCCACCTTCGACAAACAGTCCACCCAAAAAGTCTTGATCCAATCAGATGACACTTCGGTGCTGTCTGAGTTCAAGAACGTTTCCAGTTACAGAAGAGTGTTATCCATTAAAGAGACTATTGGAGATGCACCCAAGAAGTCAGTGGAGATGATCAAGAAGTATGCCGATGCAGTTACTGTGTCCAGAGGCTCCCTTATTAATACTTTAGACTACTTCACCTCTGCTAATACCACTGTCACTATAGATATGCATGCTGCAAACATCTCAGTATATGTCTCAGTTCTCAGGAATGAATTTACTACTCTAGCTATGGACTACTTCTCAGACCCTATGGTGGAGCTTGCTACACTCATTGAGGGGCTCCAGGTTGATGGAGTTGTTACGGAATATCCAGCAACTGCAAATGCATATTTGAGTAAGTCTTTAAATGCCTAAATAATAACTCTCCACCAATACTGGCTAAAACATCTAATTGAAATCAAGAATTATATTGCATTATAATGGAAGGCAAGAGTTTAAGGATCCAACAGTTTGTGATCTTTCCAGTTACTGCATCGATTATGTCAATAACAAAATTTTCATCTCTGTGTATCATTTCAGCGACCAAATGTTCGGACCTCAATGCCAATACTCAGTTTCCTATTCTTCCAGTAGAGACGGGTTCCCTGCTTTCTTTGGTTTCAGGAGATGCACTGGCACCAGCAAATGCCCCTCTGCCCCCACTAGATGTTTCAGATGTCATCGACCCACCTCTGCCTCCTGTGGCCACCAATGTCAATGGGTCAGCATCTGTGCCTGCTCCCGTTCCTGCTGAAACACCCCGTTCCAGCAGTTCCAAGCATCTTGCTAACATGGGTCTTTCTCTTTTGGCAATTGCAATgctctctttactttctgcagGATATCAACATTGATTGATTTGTTTGGCATGGACCAGAAAATTAGTACTTATTACCCAGTTTCTCCAgtcttttcttttatatatataaccatgTACTATGGGAAGTGTTTGGGTTTAGATCATCTCATATCTGCTGTGAGGGGAGGATTTGGGTGGTTTAGTGATAATGTTTGATCATGACTTAAATACAGTTATATTGAACAGATTCATTGACAAAGTAGTTTTTCAGAGCCATACTACTTACTTTTCTAGCTCTTGATTGTGAAAAGATTATActttttatttgatattttatttgtcAATCACTTTGTACAACGATATCATGAACTAGAACATCATAACATCCTTTCGAATTGAGACAGATTTAGCCCGTAAAAAAATGCACTTTTTAGTGTTAGCATGAGGAGTCTCGATGGGTGGGCATGATAtatatgggtgaacaccaacttgacccaaaagtttaaacttaTTAAGTtttataagcacccatcatccactcaatttttttcaatgttagacaaactcacaaatggaattctcaacaatcactCATTCACTTGTGAGTCTGAACTGCTCCTCTTTGAACGGAAACCGTCTCTCTTCTAGGAGTAAGCTCAATTCTTCAATAGTTGCTCAAGTAGGCCTTACCACTGACGTCTTACGTgcgtcagattgcattccacgtgccccTGAActaatcctacctctcacgtcttgaccctattcggatccatctttcaggcttagatgatccttattggcctcggtcacacacttgatcctccaattgttagcaatgtcaagagaattagcttcacacCTTGACTTTACGCTCTCGTTCGCCCCAAGTTACGAACAATCGGttatgataccacttgttagcaccggcggagtccatgggtggacttgatacatatgggtgaacCATGGTCttatatttccatgaaattatcgAAATTTTCGATTTTCGCCACCCTCGAATTTGAAATGGTAGGtgatttctgtcttgcataatttccgtcgaaatctcattaaatcattcgaaatttattgaaatcaaaattttggcAAAACTTGTCgcaattttaactatacaatggaatttcatcaaaattcaaatgagaaatttaggagtgaagtgaaatttctatcttaatttattttatagaaacaaaatatattacaagtgcttttgaaattatatgaaaaaataacttACACTAacatcattatttgtataataaataataatgatttatgaattttgttaTAGCTGGTGTTAGGAGCAGCCAAGAGCTAGAGCTGAGTTGGAACGCGGTGCAATTAATCTCACGTGGTGAAATTAATCTCCATTTTATCTCTCCATTGTAACTTCCCATTTATGCTTAATTGTGATTAAATTGTAatttaaatatcagccctatGAATAGAGGCCCGAGGAATACAAGAAATGCacagtgagaagctcagagagtagagaggagaaagaggaggaggagagagggagagagtgagaattATAATTTTCCGAtgaaatagtgaatatttggtgtgtgctctgtgtggacgtaggtcgatattgaccgaatCACATTAAATTTCTAGTGTCACATCTTTCTGGATGCTCATAAgtttctaacaagtggtatcagagcccggttggagcagaaaattcagatcggaagtgatcccgaaatcagAGCTCTGTCCTGTGAATCAAAActaagttttgaggccaccatcgcattcagcTCACGGAGACGAAGAGAACTACGCAACCCAGAGCTCGAAACATAGTCTAGACGAAGCCTCATGCGCCCTCACGCGCCTCGCCAGAGTAGGATGCTTCGCCACGCGCCAGTGACCAGCTCTTCCACGCGCCCATGCGTTgccacgcgtcttcctcgcccggACCGCCTCAACTCGACCCGGTAGACACCCGACTCGACCCAAACGCTGACTCAGACCGGATCAACCCAAGATCTGGTCCACGGATCCGTATCCGACCTGAACCAGCGATCTAGAACCAGGGGTGCCACGTCAACAGGAGTGCCACTTCAACAGGAGTGCCACGTAAGCACTGCAACGTCAGCTGGGGGACCCCACTGCCATGTCAGCACTGCCATATCATCGTGCCACGTCAGCAgagttgaccaggtttgaccattactttgactgagctttttgGAGTTGTTTTGGATCTGTTTTttgagcgacttgaaccatttttaaggttttcaATCGTTtcggatccaaccgtgctatccatttgagctaattccatctctagatcaacGAATCgagatgttgaatgaaaagagTTAAAAAATAGAAATGTTTAATGGCtacaatttcggtttctagaagatgcagatagaagattatttgtttgggaaggaattgcacttaccgttgaagggtaagccaacatccatgaatgaggacgagtgggagttgcttaatcgaaaagccctcggagccatcagaatgacgttatcgaaatctgtggcattcaatatcaagcatataacatccaccaagtatCTAAtggatgcactctctaatatgtacgagtagCCTTCAGCCGaaaataaggtacatctcatgaaaatactATTTACGATGAGCATATCTgctggtgaaagttttagcagacatttgaataacttcaatgagttgtctgatcaactcgccttagtcgggataacatttgataatgagattcaggCCTTACTGATTCTCAATtagttgcctgaaagttggaatggtgtcatTACTGCCAttagtagctccgcaggaaaattgAAGCTTGTATACAATGacgtcgtcagcatgattttgacggaggaaatcagGATGTAGTCGAATCAtgactccacttcaagttcagccttgaacatggagagtcgaggcagaggaaacaggtatggacaatcaaacaaccgcggcagatctaggcTCAGGCgctctaaatccaaaaatcccagaggtacttaggacacaggttccccgagcacaaaaattattgagtgctggaactgtggaaaaactggtcattacaagaaccagtgcaggagtcagaagaaagaatatgagacaagggcaaagacagaagcaaatattgcttccaaaaatgatgagatgttgatatgctctttggagagcaagcataagtcttgggtcttagactccagagcctcatttcatgccatatgttgcagagattgcctagaggagtacacattAGGTAaatttggtaaggtgtaccttggcaacgatcaaccttgtgACGTAACCtacaagggagttgtgaagatcaatataaacgggtcagtatggaagctaaaGGATGTCATGTATATTtgagacctgagaaagaatttgatctcagttggttagCTGGCAAATGAGGGATACaagacgaaattcattggcgatgaatggaaagtttcaaagggtgtactaacgattgcgcgaggtaagaaaaccggaacactttttctaacctccaatgcctccatgtttATTTCAGTTGTTGCAAgtaatgacgacagcaacatctggcaccaacgacttggtcatatgagcgagaagggactcagggtgatgcacttaaaggaaaaattgagtggtctaaaGTCAGTGCaaattgacatgtgtgaggattgtatagtcgggaaacagaagagggttagtttccagataaacacccatgccccaaagaagaagagactagaactagtccactcagaatgtgtcaGGACACAACAACAGAATGccaagaatcctcaggtggaggaaccagtggaccAGATCGTtgcaccaccgtctcctactccagctccggagcttaggagatctactcggtcttatgtaccaaatagaaggtatattgattatttacttcctacagatggaggagagcccgaatgctatgatgaaacatgtcaggtggcagatacgagcaagtgggagcttgcgatgaaggatgagatgaagtccttCACCTCCAAtagaacgtgggaactagctgagttgcccaaaggccttcacaacaagtgggtgtacaaaatcgaagaggagcatgacggctccagaaggtacaagcctcgtttggtagttaaaggctttgAACAGAAGGAAAagattgactacaccggcatctttgcaccagttgtgaagttgacaaccatcagattagtCTGCAGGAATCAAGCAGACagaaaggtggtgactacagagaaactgaagttgtgttcaacttcaattggtcctcatgcctgaagacatattttgagcacatcatttattcatgatactgattaaggaggcgtctctgtctccaagtgggagattattATAGTTGGAGCCAAGAGACAGCCAAGAGCTTGAGCTGAGTTGGAATGCGGTGCAATTAATCTCACGCGGTGAAATTAATCTCCATTGTAACTTCCCATTTAtgtttaattgtgattaaattgTAATTTAAATATCAGCcttataaatagagggctgaggaaTACAAGAAATGTacagtgagaagctcagagagcagagaggagaaagaggaggaagagagaggGAGCgagtgagaattgtaatttttcagcgaaatagtgaatatttggtgtgtgctccgtagACGTAGGTtaatattgaccgaaccacgttaaatttctggtgtcacatCTTTCTGGATGCTCACATGTTTCTAacaaatttcatttgtattaactgaatatgtttaatgtacattatcttacaaatatgtttgagaCACATACTATTTTATAACTTTTCCACCTcttacaaaacatagatgtatttaatttgtaatgtattagtcctaaaacttatattattatgtttattaatcatttctaaagtttcacaaagaattctaTACTTTACTACTAATTCCCAttgttttttcaaattgaaatcgaaatttttATCGAAATTTTTGTACTtatggagctttgaaatttgagtcaaaatcgaaatttaagaccttgggatgaacaccaacttgacccgaAAGTTTAATTgagtcttgggtccaaccatgtatataagcaacCATCATCTATTCaatttttttcaatgtgggacaaactcacaagtgaaattctcaacatttAGATCTTCCATTACAATTATGATGAACACCACCCTCAGATTTCTTCTAATTAGATTACAAAAACTTGCTAATCACTTTAATGATATTTATATCAAAATTAACCAATGTCAGTCTTAGATATCAAAATTACTAAAAGTATTCTTGTACACAATAGAATTTCATTAGCAAAATCTAAATAGAGCAAATCTACTTTAAATTTACTTGAAATGAGTCAAGTGCAACTACAGGCCATGACTGTTGAAGGCGTCATCTAAAAATGACAAACAAATGGAATGTCTGGACTCCTAAACTGATTCAAGGAGTTTGATCCAACCTACAATTACTTTTCTTGAGTTTTCTTATGATGAAGATCCAAATGGACGAGTGTATAGGGCCAagcaaattttcaaattcaattttgaaCGTACAAAATGGTTCATTGGCTTCCTGTCACCTTTGAAGGCGAGCATTGGGTGGCAAGAAAACTAGACAGTGACATGGGAAGGATTTATGGAAACATTCTTCATTTACTTTGGCTTAGCATGTTTGAGGACTTTGCGTGTACTCTTCCCTATTACATGAATTTTTCTAAACCTTTTCATGTGTTTCAAAGTCTAGGTAAAGAGATTCTCTGCAGAGCAATACAAATCCTCTACTAAAATAGTTAGTGTttagaattccacttgtgagtttatttcacattggaaaaagtgagtaaatgatgggtacttatatacatggttgggtccaaAATCCAACAGGCTTatgtttttgggtcaagttggtgctcacctgtaacgatcccaaaaataatatgtaagtatgatcctaaaaaaaaaatttaaatagataaattaattaatagtttttattaatttaataatataatataataaaatatactaatatattaatataatataacgtaggccacatagtacaCCTATGAGGAAGaatgacttagttactgtggggggcagtagaaggggtaggggtagacctaaaataacttgggaggaaatAGTGactaaggatttaatatccttgaatctatcaaaagaaatggttaatgatcacataaattggcggaaaatgattcatatagccgaccctacTTAGTGAGACAAAGACTTgactttgttgttgttgttgtaatatgatatatatatataagataacaTAACCTGAAGGAATTCATTCCTTTAGGAATAAGAAACTAGAATAGAACCCCCCTCCAATTCACgtcaacactctctctctctccaactctctctcCCCacgccttccctctctctctctctctctctctctctccctctctctcctcattttctcggtgAATTCTCAACCAATTGGAGAACGAAAAATACAACTGGGTTCCTATTtcagccaccaacattttaaccgaagtGAATTTGTGATTAGGGCGTAGTAGgtaccactcttgggataagataaacccactctctctcttcaatttctccccaatattcaaccaaattgacgatcggacaccaccacagggttccAGCTTCGATCCTTAGCAAATTAATCAGAGCAGATTCGTGGTTTGAGGATCCTAGGTACCACtcttagggaaaggtaaggggaataaattatctcagtaattttcaaagattaaacgattaaattaaagaatataattatatggatattatgttGATTTTAATCTGAGTATTTgttggttttaaatttgaatatatgattatattatgaggtatatgattttgctgagtgttattaaagtatgattttattatttaaatttgtggcatgagattatttcagattattgtataaattaaacctGTTGAGATCACGGGGATTGTTGATGGTAATGTGGGTAAACCTTTATGAATATGGTATCATGGTATTGTACAATTGTATATTTAAAggatatgtttggtgatatcaAGGCAAAGGGGGACGCGATCTTGATTATGGGACCCTAATCCTCGAGACTTAGCCGAGGGCTTGCTAGTGGGGGACGGCGAGATGTTCCTCACAACGAGTGCCTGGATATGTACCAGATGTGGTCTCTGAAGGATAGATAGATTGCTTGATACGTGAACATGATTCAGGGAGTGAGGA
This window of the Malania oleifera isolate guangnan ecotype guangnan chromosome 6, ASM2987363v1, whole genome shotgun sequence genome carries:
- the LOC131157504 gene encoding glycerophosphodiester phosphodiesterase GDPDL7-like — encoded protein: MIRCLLLVSLLVHSTLAQQHLKGASPWQTLNGNQPLVIARGGFSGLFPESSQVANDMSNSLSLSGSVLYCDLQLSKDGVGFCQSAIKLENATNIAEIYPKGSRNYNVNGQDMHGWFGLDFTFDQLFNNVTLYQSVFSRSSLFDDSLPLTSVEDATGVRPSKFWLNVQYDMFYTQHKLSPASYLQNAQKFMPLDFLSSPEIGFLKNMNGKVKKAKTKLIFKYLQADDVEPTTNQTYGLLLKNLTSIKSFASGILVPKEFIWPVNKNLYLEAPTSLVTDAHKQGLEVYAYGFANDLPASYNYSYDPTAEYLQFIDNSQFSVDGVVTDFPPTASEAIGCLAHNKNASRLQKWAGKVLVISHNGASGVYAGSTDLAYQQAVDDGADIIDCSVQMSQDGVAFCLSSPDLLKDTTAVASFMAQSSVIPEIQQNSGIFSFNLKWSEIQTLKPQLTSPIPESNMPRNPASKNKGKFLTLVEFLDFAKAKAVSGILINIENAAYLASKKGFSITDAVTKALSNATFDKQSTQKVLIQSDDTSVLSEFKNVSSYRRVLSIKETIGDAPKKSVEMIKKYADAVTVSRGSLINTLDYFTSANTTVTIDMHAANISVYVSVLRNEFTTLAMDYFSDPMVELATLIEGLQVDGVVTEYPATANAYLTTKCSDLNANTQFPILPVETGSLLSLVSGDALAPANAPLPPLDVSDVIDPPLPPVATNVNGSASVPAPVPAETPRSSSSKHLANMGLSLLAIAMLSLLSAGYQH